gaaaatgccTCCACCCCCAAATCCAGCGCAGCGCTGGAGCGGGTAATCGAGGGAGCAGGCACAAAGGCAGAGTGCCGAGCGCTGGAGGTGGGAGAAAGCACCTGAAGCATCGGAGGACATGGGCAAACCACCCAGGCACAGGCTTTTGCAACCAAACCAGAGGAAACATCTGTTTAAACCCAGGTGTTTAAAGTTACAGACCTGCTTTGAGAGCTTGCTGAAGTAGTGAAGGTGCCTGTTTTTATGGCTGGAGACAAGGAGGTAGAGCATCTTTTATGGAGAGGCTAGGAACACCTCCAAGGGGTGTAGATGATGATTTTTTGACCTCTCAGGTGGTCCTGCAATGAGGTGCGAGGCTCCTGCATGGACAGAGGAGACCTTTGGGGAACTGGGACGGGAACTGCCCATCTATCCCCTTCAGAAAGCCCACTTGAATCCCCCAGGCCTTCGGGAAGGGTTTCTGCTGGCCTGTGGGGACCTCTAGTGTGAGATCTGGCTTCGCACAGGTCTCCGGTAGCGTGCCTTTAGGGCTGCGGAAGGAAAGTGGGGTCTAGGGGTTTTCCCTAGAAGACGGGCAGCCCGGTTGTTCTCATGTGCCTTTGCTGTGAGCCAGGCTCCAGCTGTGCTCATGGTGTGCACCACGGCTGCACCCTCGCTTCTAACTCACCGTTGCTCTTGGTCGGGCTTCTGTAGCTGGTTTTACACCCAGAGCTGTGCTTCGTACCTTCTTGCAACCCTTCCAGATTGAACCTGTAAGTCCACCTGTGGACCGACCCCGCTGCCTTTATACCCGTGCCCCTTTGGTGGTCAATCCCCTTGAAAACGCAGGCGACAACACAACCGTCTGTCCCgtagcagcagaagaaatgatGGGTGTTACCAGCTCTGCGTTTGGACGCGGTCCTAACTCCACCACAGTGTTTTATAAGGCACTTTTCCCACCCGGCCCGTGGTGGGCACCATGAGGACATGGTCACCTTGCAGCTGTACTCCGGTCCCCAGGGATGCACTGCTGTGGACGGTGTCTGGTTCCTGCTCCTGGACATTTGTGGCTGGGCATCCATCAGGTGCCTCCCCAGCCTGTTGCCCTCTCTCTGTAATCCTCTCACCACCACTCTCCTTCCCTGCTGTCCATCTGTCGGTCTTTCTCAGGTGGTTTCCAGCTGGTGGCTGGAGTAGGAAGGTCTCTGTGTGCACACAGGTACACCAGTGTCTCCACTGGGCATCAGGGAGCCACACCAGGGCAGGAACCCACAAGCCATGGGGGACACCTGTTTTCAAAAATGGCTGTGGCTGCTCTCATTGGTGTCTCTGGAAGTTGCAACCAAGATGTTTTGCAAGAAAGCTTACAAGAAAGCTAGCAAAGTACTCAGAAGATCATGACGTGCTTTTCCCTGCCTTTGTGCAACTCACTTTCTCTTGCTTCTCTTTGCTCTACAAAATacatcttccttccttttttcactcccctcctcctgctttgTCATTTTCCTGTAGCTACAGTTACTGATGCGGGATGGTTTTACCTTTTCTCCCGCTTTCTTTGCCACCTGAGGGGTGTGTGACTATTTTCCATTATTCTGTTTCAGCTCTTTTCTACCAGTCTAGCTCCGAAACTTAGGGCCCCCAGTCATTCAGTCTCCCTTTGGCCAGATTGTTCTTGAAGCTTCTTTGCAATTTACTTTCGGGGAATATGCATCCAGCAGGCAGCTGGTTTTGAAGACCAAAAGTCACCTGAGTCTTCTGTAGCCGTGAGTCCATGGGTCTTCAGAGGGGAAGGGACAGAGTCAAAATGTCCATGGACAGTCAGGGTCTCCTGAGCAGGGAGTTATATTTATGTATAGCCATCTTCCTGAAAAAGGTACtaccaaaaggattttttttttcgcCTCGTCTGCAAATAGAAGTTTTAATAGAGTCTCAGCCAAAGGTTATTGCCATGTGGTGGTTTTTAAATGGGGAGGGAAGACTCTTATGCAGacctgtttgggggttttgatgTCTTCTTTAAACAgcaggttatttttttctaaataacatTTTCCTAAACTTTTTCCCAAGGCACTATttatgcagatttaaaaaaaaaaaagaaaaaagctagtGACAATGTTCATTAAGCAAAACTGCGTCCCAGTGAAAGCAAAAACCAGGGTATTTTGATACTGTATCTTGAGCAGtttcaaaagtttttttaagGACCTTTGCTCTGAACTCCATGGAAGGCTGTTTTTCTGTAcgcctttcctcctttcccagctggCTGCGTGTCGGAGCTGATGGCAGCCCACCGAGAGCGCAGGCAGAAGGCGGCTGCTCTAAATGGGATTTAATAATCAGGCAGGAGGAGGTGCATCAGCACGTGGTGGGGACTACACTTCCCGAGAGGCCCTGCTGTGGCCATGCCTCCCTTTGGTGGAAACCCAGGCTTTATCAAGAGCTGGAGGGACCAACCGCCAGCTCTCTCTGGGGACAAGCAGCCATGGGACTGAGGTGCGGGATAAGGACCACCAAGTGCCAGCTGCTGGTGACCAGCCTCTGTGTCATGGTGAGCAGGCAGGTTTGGGGGGATCTCTGCAGAACTGAGGTGAACCCTTGCCTTTCCCGTCCCCACGCGGAGAGGGTCGGGTTTTCCCACGTTCTGTTTTTCACGGGCGGAGGGCAAGCAAAGCCAACTGCCTGAGTTATCGTTGCGCCCTGGGTGGTTATCGCTGGCTGCAAACATCACCCTCGCTCCGCTGATAGACTTCTGGTTTCTCTGGGCTGTCATGCCGCTGCAGCTCTTTCACAACCCAGCAGCTGccttgaaggagaaaggaaaagttgCTGCCAGCAGAATGGGTGGTTTTCAGCAAAAAGATATTTGCTCCTGTCTCCTTGGAGCAAAAGAGGGAGGATGGACCTGCTGCAGTCACGCTTGTTGATGAGAGGGTGGTCGGCCGCAGGTGGGATCAGTGAGGATATGAAACCGCAAGGCTTCAAGGGAAGTACGTGCGAGAGACCTGTGGATCTGCACCACAAAGCGAAAGCAATTCTAGGGATCCTTTTTATCAGCTTTTGAAGCAAATTCAAGGGGAGCTTCTTGACATCTGCTGTTAGAGCTGATGGGAAATGGTGGAAACTGGGGAATGCTTCTCCTGGATTTTTTCTAGTTACATGTGCTTGTTGCCTTTTCACTTCATCAAAACTtgcaagcttaaaaaaataaataaatctctattTAGTTCAAAGAGGGTTGGTGGCTTGGAAAGAGTGTAATTAAAGGTAATATCTTATTTTGGGCCACATGCTGAAATTTGGACAAACTATAAATTTCACATTTCAAGACCATTGCCCGTAGTGGCTATACGTTGTTTTCTCTTCCAAATAACAAACTATGTTATTTCGTGGAAATCAAAGGAGGATTGGTACCAAACATGTTCAGAGGAGATGTTAAGGCACAGCCACTGGGGATGGCTAGATTCACGTTACTGCTGTTGGGAGGATTTTAGACTGGTGTTTCTCAGAAATCTGAGCTAACCAGTGTTGCACTTAGCATTTTGCTGGGTGTGGGTTGAGATATGCAGTAATGCAGGGCACGAAGGATCAGTAGGTGCCACAAGTTAGGTTATTTATAAGGAGAAAATGCTACAGTTTGGATGTATTTAGTCTCTGAAACTAAGTCTCCAGCAAAAGCAAATAGAAAGTGTCATACAGTTGGGATTTTGTTGACACCAGACCGTCACATTTGACACAGGGATAGCTCCCTTGTGTTTCCATATTGTAAACGCACAAAATGATGAAACATTATCTTAGGAGCTAGGAGTGGCCTCACATCTTGTATCTTCCAGGTACGTTACGCTAGAGTTGGAACTGTTTTTTAACTGTCCCGCTGTTGGTGCCTCTGTCCCAGCTTTGCCACCAGTCGTGCTGCTAGGAGCCCTGCCCTAGAGCCATGTGCCATCAGAAATGTTCCCTTTCCATCACCTGGACTTGCTCTGGGCAACACGGAGGGTAATGTGCTGGTCGTCACCCCATCCCTTAGGCATACCAGGGCTCTCAGGGATGGTACAGAAACACAGATGGCCTAGCAGCATGTTGCAGAGACAGAAACCAGCACGGGTCACTTACAGTAATACAAGATTCAGCTCTTTGCACTCTACAACAGGAAATATAGCCAATAGCAGGCAATGGGACTAGAATTCcaaagagcaaagcagagaaCATCATCCCTGCCCAAAACCACTACTGAAGCCGGCAGCCCTCGTAACTGCACGTGCATACTCTGCAGAGCGGGGTGGGACTGCACGGGTGTGCTGCAAGAGCATCGATCCTCTGGGTTTTCTTCACATGGTGGGATTTTCATCCACGGACACTGGCCAAGAGACTGTGGGCTGTGCAATGTCATAGCACTcatgcaagagagaaaaagagctttGGTACGTTTAAGTGTCTGGGGTTTGTCCTTTTATGTGCACTATGGGGTACACGCAGCAGTCTTCGAATGATCAGTCTGTCTGCATCTGCGTGGGGCTCCGGAGTATCCAAATATGCCTCAAAGCTTCGTGTGCgctcagcaggagctgctgtgttgTAAATCCCTTTCtaaaaactttcttttccagctgctggGGTTGTCCATTGCCACGCTGAGCACAGTCACCCACTACGGGCTCCGTTTCACCCTCATCAGCAACATCTCCCTGGAGAGCAACTCCTACAGGGTCATCCACCACGCAGGTATGTCACGGTCGCATCCCAGTGAGACCTTTGGTGAACCCAGGAGCTGCAAAATCCCCTACAGCAATTGAAGGAAATGCAGAGGTATCACAGGAGGAGGCATTTGGAGGAGCCATTAGGACTAACACAGTCCCACaagcactttttttctgtatcatctcATCCACACGCCTGGCACCAAAGGGTGCTGTAGGAGCCCAGGGTGTTCGGGTGCTGCTGTGTTTGTTCCTGTCCCTCTGTTCACCACATCCCCATCCTTCCCCTGTGGTGCAGTGAAAGCTCGGGGGGAACTCGGCCACAGATGGTCCTAAAAGTGCAGCGGGGCTGGAAGGGCCCTGGGAGTGTGGGGAGAAGCACTGTTAAAGGAGTTGAAGCAAAGCATAGAAAATTGAGGCTGGGGGCAGAAAGGCATGGAAACACCTGGTTTGGGAGGAAATGTggggactttttttccccctacacaAAGCAGAAGTATAAACTGAGTCTCGGGTACAAGGCTAGAGCAAAGAGATGAGAACAACCCAGATACTAAAATActctgctctcctctgctgcaCTCACATCTGCTGCTTCTCCCGAGCTATACTCTGGACTTAAACATGCTCTTGCCCTCTCTAGATCCTGGTTCTCAATTTCAGTTTAACAAGGCAGGTGTAGAAACTACGTTAGTGCAAAGCTGAGGTACAGCCCTCCTCCTTTCCTACACACACCAGGGGCTATATAGAATGGCACTCAATCCAGCCTTGCAGGCTCTCCCTTCCCAGCCACCGCTCTAGAGCGATGCTTCCACTTGCTTTGCTTGCAAGCGTGAACGCTTTGCACGGTTAGCCCCGAGTGAGGGTTGCAAAGCCCTTCGCAGCACTGTGGTCCCTGAGCCCTGCCCTGGGGAACCGGCTGTGACCCTGCCTTAGCGAGGAGGAAACCGGAGGGCGAGTGTTGCACCAGATTAGCGTCGCACAAAGTGCTGATAGGCGCCGTGGGACAGCTGCTGTGCATCAGCACCCCCCGTTCGGGGGGATCCTTATCTAAGTGCCAAAATAATTGACAGCTTGCGGTCTGTCGGGTGGACTGCCACTCTTTTAGGGTGCTTCACTCTGCTGGAGCTGTGGGAACCGCTTGGAGGTTTACAGCCCCGCCGGATGAGCAAAGCATAGGCAGATGGGGGGTATTGAACAAATTATAAAACATTTTGAGTTCTGCTACCTGGTTCTCTTGGACCAGCTCTCCAAAATGCACTTTTTGGCCCTTCTGTGGGTGAAAGCATCAGACCAGGCCTCCGTTAGCCCTAAAGTCTTGGTGTCTGACCGCAGCTCCCATGTCTGACTTCCTTCCAGCTTTCTACTTTGGGATCTGCCTCAGCATGACGCTGATCCTTGCAGCCCTGCTGAGCTCTGCCGCCACGGTGCGGGAATCGCAGTGCCTCACCGCCGTGGTACGTATCGGGAGGGCCTGGCTGGGAGGGGCCTTTTGTAACCTTGGGCTGGTACCCTTAAAATGTGGTGCTGGGGGCCGTTTCGCCTTGTGCCCGGGAGCATGCACGCCTGGGGAAGGATGTCCGGTTGCCCCACACTGTGTTGCAAGGGGACATTTTTGTAAAAGGCATGACCCTGCAGATCTCCTCCAACTAAGGACCGCATCCTTCTgcactttgtttcttttgtcaGGGTGCTGTGTGCACTGCTTTCGGAGCGGGGTCAGAGGGAGGTGCTTATCTGCCAAAGCAATTGCAGTGATGACGATTCCCAGCGTATTTTTTGCTCACCGAGACAACACGTGGTTTGCGTGGGGAAACGTTAGCAGTGCAATTTTGAGCAAGAATTCAAGTCCCATGTTGTTCCTCTAACTTGTGGCAGCAAAGCTacctcccctccttcccacctcgcTGCCAACATCCACTGCAGTGGTGGTGTGGGGTGTACAAAGCATGGCAGCAGGCATGGGGGCTTCGGGCTGGGCCCTCAGTTTCGGCCTCCAAGGAGAAGGTAGAGGGGTAGCACAGGAGCTGAAATGCCACCTTTCTCGTCTCCATCACCCACAGTGAAGTGCCTGTTTGGGCCTGGACCGTGCCAGCATTAGTAAACTGGACTGCGAGCTCTGCTCCATTTAAAAACACAGCCTGCACACAGGGCTTAGTCTGAACGGAGCAGCGTCCAGCCTCAGGCTGGAGGGGTGAGCAGAAAAGCACTGCTCACTGCATGTTTGCCCACGCTATGTGAGGGGCAGGAGTCAACAGGTAGGTTGCTGTGCACGAAGCTGTTCACAGGTGCGTTGCTGTCATATGCAGACTAGCTTTAAAGAGATCTATGTGATTGATGTAATTGGGGAAAACGATACTGATGGCAGAAATGAGAAGGTGACACCTTAAAACTTAGTGCAAAGCAGCCACTGGAGTGAATGTTTTCACCTTCTCAATAAGCAGTCTTCCTCTACGATGCTCAGAGGGGCCCGAGTGACCCAGTTCCCATGAGTACTGCTAGCAGAGTACGTATAAATCCCCTCTCTTCTGCTGAAGTACACTTTAAGGTGCGCCTGCAATTACTGCACCTAAAACAACAGATGGGGATGTACAGACTAGCGGAGATGGTCACGGCTGCCTGAAAATACAGCTGAACTTCTGATGATGTTTATTTGGTTGCCTCACTCTCTGTGCGGTATGGTTTGGGGCGAGCCGCTAGGTGAAACAGGCTGTTACAATTACAGCCGTGCCGTGAAGGGGCAGTTGAAGAAAAAACACGCCCAGCGAACCCCGGCGTTGCTGTGCCGCTCCGagggccgccccgccgctcccccttGCCCTCGCCGGGGGCTGAGGCCCGGCAGGTCCTTTCCTCTCGCCACCATCGGCTCCCCCAGCCCGGTGGTTCGGTGTAGCACAGCCAAGCCCCGGCCACCGCGGAAACCTCGGGCTGGcagaaaccccaaaccagctcCCGACCTTTGCGGCTCCCGGCGTGCCCCGTCCGCTTTGCTTCAGCCATCCACGGTTTGGGGCCTCTGGGGGAGGCGGCCCTCTCCCCTTCGGCTCTCTGATGCTCCCACTGCAGCGAAGCCGGGGCGTCACCGCCTCccgggaagaggaggaaggaagggtgCGAGGTGCCTTCCCCCGCGGCCGCGGCAACCGCGGGACCGAGCGGGGTGCCCCGTGGGTGCCTCCGAGCGGGATCCCTTTCCGCCCCCTCCGCCAGCGGGAGGGGGCCCGCCGGGCGGGCGCCCGGCGAGGGCAGCGGGGCACAGCTCGCCGCccaccgcccggcccggcccggcccggcccggccgcgcctcCGCCGCTGGAGGGggccgccgggccccgctccccgccccgccgggccccgctccccgccccggcggggccAGCCCGCTGCCTGCGTGCTCGCCAGGTCCCACCCCCGCCGAGGCTCCTACTGAGCCTCTGGGGGGCAAAGCACGAAATGCCCGCGGGGAGAGGCAGCCCCCGACGGCTGCGGGGAGAAGTCACAGGGCCGCAGagtggctggggtgggagggcacCGCCGGAGATCGGGCAGCGCAACCCGCAACAAGTCAGCGCGGGCGGGAGCGGGGTTCAGCCCTCTGGGGGGCTCTGAAGCTTCGTGTCCGTGTCACGTCCTGATCCCTGGGGGGCTCTGAAGCTTCGTGTCCGTGTCACGTCCTGATCCCTGGGGGGCTCTGAAGCTTCGTGTCCGTGTCACGTCCTGATCCCTGGGGGGCTCTGAAGCTTCGTGTCCGTGTCACGTCCTGATCCCCGCTGGGCTGTAGCTCGCAGGAGTtgttcagccccccccccgcccccgcttgtagttttttttctgcttgttaatAGAGAGGATTTTTCACTTTCCCCCGCTATTGATTTTAAAGGACTTTTCCTCTCCTGCAAAGCGCGTGTCTTGTTTAGAAGACCATTTAATTCACTCTTTAATCAAACGGGGAAGACACCAGCGTATCGGTGCCTGACATCTGTGGCCGTATAGGCAACCGAGCCACGCTCGGAGAGCTGTCTGCATCAATGTGGCTAATCCGCCGCAATGCTGCCTGGTAAACCAGCTGCCCTGCGGAAATGCTAGCCAGGACGCAGACAGGCTTAGAGGAGCATCGCCCTGGTCACTGACCTCTTGGGTGGATCTCATCTCCttcttgtgcctcagtttctctactggccttttttttttttttttcccttgtctatTTAAATTATAAATGCTCACCCTGCCTGGCTATCTGGAGCTTTGTGTGTATACAGAGGAGGGGTCTCAGTCTTTGCAGGCCTTACTGGTGCTGTCCTAATTACAATAATGGGTGCACAGTGGTTAGAAACCAGAACAGGTCAAATTGCTTAAAGCACATGTATCTCAGGAGCTCGTCTTGTAGCTGCATTA
The DNA window shown above is from Accipiter gentilis chromosome 17, bAccGen1.1, whole genome shotgun sequence and carries:
- the TSPAN32 gene encoding tetraspanin-32 isoform X1; protein product: MGLEFQRAKQRTSSLPKTTTEAGSPRNCTCILCRAGWDCTGVLQEHRSSGFSSHGGIFIHGHWPRDCGLCNVIALMQERKRALLLGLSIATLSTVTHYGLRFTLISNISLESNSYRVIHHAAFYFGICLSMTLILAALLSSAATVRESQCLTAVGFFCFALAFCGLIPAACWRYMHSTEVEDSVMDVYDLVYEEVRRNASSFRRHELTAIHEAFLCCGKHSPFGDTTNVEHETCPPGQEGDAEQDCLREIHDFLKKHMDFVSTLLGVTIGFTVYGMILTSFLWFSIHFSSNLERKGRYILRER
- the TSPAN32 gene encoding tetraspanin-32 isoform X2, with product MGLEFQRAKQRTSSLPKTTTEAGSPRNCTCILCRAGWDCTGVLQEHRSSGFSSHGGIFIHGHWPRDCGLCNVIALMQERKRALLLGLSIATLSTVTHYGLRFTLISNISLESNSYRVIHHAAFYFGICLSMTLILAALLSSAATVRESQCLTAVGFFCFALAFCGLIPAACWRYMHSTEVEDSVMDVYDLVYEEVRRNASSFRRHELTAIHEAFLCCGKHSPFGDTTNVEHETCPPGQEGDAEQVYGMILTSFLWFSIHFSSNLERKGRYILRER